A stretch of Xanthocytophaga agilis DNA encodes these proteins:
- a CDS encoding LIC11966 family surface protein — protein MKYTLHSIFCFISFFSITQISVHAQDYNPKQAGSYMTYISQQHREITKDFLSYTSAVGHGKSARKIENRRKELIKTVAEARQKVSSMPAYEGDKTLRDSTANYYLITSHILNEDYGKIVNLEDVAEQSYDAMEAYLLAQDLASEKIEQANDRLQLTEKLFAKDHNVQLVDTKDELSEKAAKAGKITDYHRVVYLIFFKSYKQEMYLSEAIQKKDINAIEQSKNTLLKYSQEGIEKLKATPALFSDNTLESGCRQALQFYIQECTTQIPVMTDFYLKEENFDKIRKAFEAKREKERTKDDVAQYNKAVQDMNKGINDFNSATTQLNNGRKKAIEGWNNASSKFLDVHTPKYR, from the coding sequence ATGAAATATACATTACACTCCATTTTCTGTTTTATTTCTTTTTTCAGTATTACACAAATTTCAGTACATGCACAGGATTACAATCCCAAACAGGCAGGTTCTTATATGACCTATATAAGTCAGCAACATCGGGAGATTACAAAAGACTTTCTTAGTTATACAAGTGCAGTTGGCCATGGAAAAAGTGCCCGAAAGATTGAAAATCGCCGAAAGGAGTTGATTAAAACCGTAGCAGAAGCCCGTCAGAAGGTAAGTTCAATGCCTGCTTATGAAGGAGATAAGACATTACGCGATTCTACAGCCAATTATTATTTGATTACCTCACATATCTTAAATGAAGACTATGGCAAAATCGTGAATCTGGAAGATGTAGCAGAGCAATCGTATGATGCTATGGAGGCTTATCTGTTGGCTCAGGATCTTGCTAGTGAAAAAATAGAACAGGCCAATGACCGTCTTCAGTTAACAGAGAAACTGTTTGCCAAAGACCATAATGTTCAACTGGTTGATACAAAAGATGAGTTGTCCGAGAAAGCTGCAAAAGCTGGGAAAATAACAGATTATCATAGAGTGGTATATCTTATTTTCTTCAAAAGCTATAAGCAGGAAATGTATTTGAGTGAAGCAATTCAGAAGAAAGATATCAATGCTATTGAACAGAGTAAAAATACTTTGTTAAAGTACAGCCAGGAAGGAATTGAAAAATTGAAAGCCACTCCTGCCTTATTTAGTGATAATACATTGGAAAGCGGATGTCGGCAGGCACTACAATTCTATATTCAGGAATGTACTACACAGATTCCGGTAATGACAGATTTCTATTTGAAAGAAGAAAACTTTGATAAGATCAGAAAGGCATTTGAAGCAAAACGTGAAAAAGAAAGAACCAAAGACGATGTTGCTCAGTATAATAAAGCGGTTCAGGATATGAACAAAGGTATTAATGATTTCAATAGTGCAACTACTCAGTTAAATAATGGACGCAAGAAAGCCATTGAAGGGTGGAATAATGCTTCTTCGAAGTTTCTGGATGTACATACACCTAAATACAGATAG
- a CDS encoding ABC transporter ATP-binding protein, whose amino-acid sequence MIDIQLSKYIHTSEGNQMLTIEMQIETGSVVALYGSSGVGKTTLLRMLAGLTKPDDGHIEVNGQIWFDKKKGIHVSPQKRGVGMVFQEYALFPNMTVRQNIEYGLADHRDKRWVDELLELTDLTQLAARKPGTLSGGQQQRVALCRTLVCKPSLLLLDEAFSSLDQATRTRLQDETLRLHRHFSLTTILVSHDIEEIRKMADVVIKIEQGKIIKKGRPADLLSSPKQYHHLELKGILTKIEIVEGGSILTIYASDSTHRIFQDSGASTLQNPTQCKVGDTIVITLPYESSSVRKL is encoded by the coding sequence ATGATTGATATCCAACTCTCTAAATATATCCATACCTCAGAAGGGAATCAAATGCTTACGATAGAGATGCAGATTGAAACCGGATCCGTTGTGGCTTTGTATGGAAGTTCGGGTGTTGGAAAGACTACCTTGCTTCGGATGCTTGCTGGGCTAACGAAACCTGATGATGGACATATCGAGGTAAACGGACAAATCTGGTTTGATAAGAAAAAAGGCATTCATGTAAGTCCACAAAAGAGAGGGGTTGGGATGGTGTTTCAGGAATATGCCTTGTTTCCCAATATGACAGTACGACAAAATATTGAATATGGCTTGGCTGATCATAGAGATAAACGATGGGTAGATGAACTTTTGGAACTGACTGATCTGACTCAACTAGCCGCCCGAAAACCAGGTACATTGTCTGGCGGACAACAACAGCGTGTGGCTTTGTGTCGTACCCTGGTGTGTAAGCCTTCATTGCTTCTTTTGGACGAAGCTTTTTCGTCTCTGGATCAAGCAACCAGAACTCGTTTACAGGATGAAACCCTTCGGTTACACAGGCATTTTTCTCTTACAACCATTCTGGTAAGCCATGATATAGAAGAGATTCGTAAGATGGCCGATGTTGTAATAAAAATAGAACAGGGGAAAATAATAAAGAAGGGGAGGCCCGCAGATCTATTATCTTCTCCAAAACAATATCATCATTTAGAATTAAAAGGCATTCTTACTAAAATAGAAATAGTAGAAGGAGGTTCGATTCTTACTATCTATGCATCTGATAGCACCCATCGGATCTTTCAGGATAGTGGTGCTTCCACACTACAAAATCCTACTCAATGCAAAGTAGGAGATACCATTGTTATTACTCTTCCCTATGAATCATCCTCAGTTCGCAAATTGTGA
- a CDS encoding MFS transporter, with protein sequence MSTSINKDRLFIASCMALITTAMAFGIRAGVLDKIGTQYGITPLELGYIVGTAFWGFTLGIIFGGPLCDFVGMKRLIYLAFFGHLIGIIMTIFSTSFWSFYISTLFVGVANGLVEAVCNPLVTSLYTNNKTQKLHQFHLWFPGGILISTLIVYLLSNILNLGWQVQIATMLIPNIAYGIMFWGQEFPPTERVAAGVSNNEMVKASLSPLFIFMVICMFLTATTEFGPNNWIPTFLKGGSVPSILLLTGTTLVMVICRAFAGNFIHKFENAWVLLFSAVVSALGIWMISKTSGNLAFVASLIFGAGVSFFWPTMLGFVSENIPKTGALGLAVMGGAGMLAQAFALPIIGDIYANLQDTKIASGLSSDAAQLEAGMQTLQYITIIPLFLIAAFTGLVIYKRRNSAVKQQLA encoded by the coding sequence ATGAGCACTTCGATTAATAAAGATCGCTTGTTTATAGCCAGTTGTATGGCTCTTATTACAACAGCGATGGCATTTGGTATTAGAGCAGGAGTTTTAGATAAGATTGGTACGCAATATGGTATCACTCCCCTAGAGTTAGGTTATATTGTAGGGACTGCTTTTTGGGGATTCACCTTGGGAATTATCTTTGGAGGCCCACTTTGTGACTTTGTAGGTATGAAAAGGCTAATCTATCTGGCATTTTTTGGCCACCTGATAGGTATTATCATGACTATTTTCTCAACCAGTTTCTGGTCTTTCTATATATCCACACTTTTTGTTGGAGTAGCAAACGGATTAGTTGAAGCAGTTTGTAATCCTCTGGTTACCTCTCTTTATACCAATAATAAAACTCAAAAACTTCATCAGTTCCACTTATGGTTCCCTGGTGGTATCCTGATTAGTACCTTAATTGTTTATCTGCTTAGCAACATATTAAATCTGGGCTGGCAGGTACAGATTGCAACTATGCTGATTCCGAATATCGCCTATGGTATTATGTTCTGGGGACAGGAATTTCCTCCTACCGAACGGGTAGCAGCAGGTGTAAGTAATAATGAGATGGTGAAAGCTTCTCTCTCCCCTCTCTTTATTTTTATGGTAATTTGCATGTTTCTTACAGCTACCACCGAATTTGGCCCTAACAACTGGATACCAACTTTTCTGAAAGGTGGTAGTGTTCCGTCTATTCTGCTTTTGACAGGTACTACACTGGTAATGGTTATCTGTAGGGCATTTGCAGGGAACTTTATCCATAAATTTGAGAATGCATGGGTATTATTATTTTCAGCTGTAGTCTCAGCATTAGGTATATGGATGATCAGTAAGACATCTGGTAATCTTGCCTTTGTTGCTTCACTAATATTTGGAGCAGGAGTAAGTTTCTTTTGGCCTACTATGTTAGGTTTTGTATCAGAAAATATACCTAAGACGGGTGCCTTGGGACTTGCAGTAATGGGAGGTGCCGGAATGTTGGCACAAGCCTTTGCTCTTCCAATTATTGGAGATATCTATGCAAATCTGCAAGATACCAAAATTGCTTCTGGCCTTAGTTCAGATGCGGCACAACTGGAAGCAGGTATGCAAACCTTGCAATATATAACGATCATCCCGCTCTTTCTGATAGCTGCATTTACCGGACTTGTCATATATAAGAGACGCAATAGCGCGGTGAAACAACAGTTGGCATAA
- a CDS encoding substrate-binding domain-containing protein: MSKASLFTVTILLGLCLFACTSTKQNSSADENKALHGTYRIALIPKGTTHSYWLSVHAGAEKAAQELGVELIWQGPQKEDDKQGQIQTVQHFTSQSVNAIVLAPIDVHDLAPSVASASRKHIPVIIIDSDLESQDFHSFIATDNKLAGKLCAKRLCELLEGKGKVAMLRYHEGSASAMAREDGFLEGLKEYGPSIELVSSNHYAGVTIEKSVHASLNLLNSCSQLDGIFTPTELTTQGMLQALEKRGQAGQVKFVGFDSNTTLLDALKKDKLHGLAIQDPFKMGYEGVKTAIAILKNQPFEKHIDTGIIIVTKENLNDPMVTELLNTNLNRWLKE, translated from the coding sequence ATGTCAAAAGCTTCTCTTTTCACTGTAACTATACTTCTTGGCTTATGTTTGTTTGCATGTACAAGCACCAAACAAAATAGTAGTGCTGACGAAAACAAAGCACTACATGGTACATATCGTATTGCTTTAATACCCAAAGGAACTACTCATTCATACTGGTTATCCGTACATGCGGGAGCAGAAAAAGCTGCCCAGGAACTGGGAGTAGAACTGATATGGCAAGGACCCCAAAAAGAAGATGATAAACAGGGACAAATTCAAACAGTACAACACTTTACATCACAGTCAGTAAATGCTATTGTATTAGCCCCCATTGATGTACATGATTTGGCTCCTTCAGTAGCCTCGGCCTCCAGGAAACATATACCTGTTATTATCATTGACTCAGATTTAGAATCACAGGACTTCCATTCTTTTATTGCTACTGATAACAAACTGGCAGGCAAGCTTTGTGCAAAACGTCTATGTGAACTGTTGGAAGGTAAAGGAAAAGTAGCCATGCTACGTTATCATGAAGGATCAGCCAGTGCAATGGCACGTGAAGATGGGTTTCTGGAAGGACTAAAAGAATATGGACCGTCAATCGAACTGGTATCAAGCAATCATTATGCAGGTGTCACAATAGAAAAATCTGTCCATGCCTCTCTGAACTTATTAAATAGCTGTAGTCAGCTGGATGGTATATTTACGCCAACAGAACTTACTACACAAGGGATGTTACAAGCCCTGGAAAAGCGGGGACAAGCAGGTCAGGTAAAATTTGTGGGTTTTGATTCCAATACAACATTGCTGGACGCACTGAAAAAGGATAAATTACATGGACTAGCCATACAGGATCCTTTTAAAATGGGATATGAAGGAGTAAAAACAGCTATTGCGATACTAAAAAATCAGCCTTTCGAAAAACATATCGATACTGGTATTATCATAGTGACTAAAGAAAATCTCAATGATCCTATGGTAACCGAACTACTCAATACCAATCTAAACAGATGGTTAAAAGAATAA
- the modA gene encoding molybdate ABC transporter substrate-binding protein — protein MKYTILGLLVFLLFANGVSPLKLSTPKEEEITIAAAADLRFAMDSLVTVFKKTYPSYKVTVIYGSSGKFFHQISNGAPFDMFFSADKEYPVQLQEKKLTASSVKLYAIGKLVLWSKKLNPVTKGMNIVLDPSINKIAIANPEHAPYGKKAKESLIHYKLYDKIKSKLVLGENISQTAQYISVGAADIGIVALSLVMSPELQNQGKYYVIPDTTHTPLEQAYVILKRGEKKKGTQLFSTFISSPSAKSLLQKFGFSLPK, from the coding sequence ATGAAATATACAATTCTTGGATTGCTTGTCTTCTTATTGTTTGCGAATGGAGTATCTCCTTTAAAGCTTTCTACTCCTAAAGAAGAAGAAATTACTATTGCGGCGGCAGCTGATCTGCGATTTGCCATGGATTCACTGGTGACCGTCTTTAAAAAAACGTATCCATCTTATAAAGTGACTGTTATCTATGGTTCTTCGGGTAAGTTTTTCCATCAGATCTCCAATGGAGCTCCCTTTGACATGTTCTTCTCTGCTGATAAAGAGTATCCGGTACAGCTACAGGAAAAAAAACTTACTGCATCCTCTGTGAAACTCTATGCAATTGGGAAACTTGTACTATGGAGCAAGAAACTCAATCCAGTGACAAAAGGTATGAATATAGTGCTTGATCCTTCTATCAACAAAATTGCGATTGCGAATCCGGAACATGCTCCTTATGGAAAGAAGGCTAAGGAAAGTCTCATTCACTACAAATTGTATGATAAGATAAAGTCTAAACTAGTATTAGGTGAAAATATCTCACAGACTGCACAATATATATCTGTTGGTGCTGCTGACATTGGGATTGTTGCCTTATCATTGGTGATGAGTCCTGAACTTCAGAATCAGGGAAAGTATTATGTTATTCCAGATACTACACATACTCCTCTGGAACAAGCTTATGTAATTTTAAAGCGTGGTGAAAAGAAAAAAGGGACACAGCTATTTTCTACTTTTATAAGCTCTCCCTCTGCTAAGTCCCTATTACAAAAGTTTGGCTTTTCTCTTCCTAAGTAG
- the modB gene encoding molybdate ABC transporter permease subunit — MEEYLETLLLTCQLAFCTTFILLILSIPLAYGLAFFRFRIKPIIEALISLPLVLPPTVLGFYLLVTFSPENMLGHWLEKYLHVSLNFTFAGILIGSTIYSLPFMVHPIQAGFENFPSILLDASYTLGKSRMTTLWKVILPNIKPSLLSGIVLTFAHTMGEFGVILMIGGNIPGETRVASIVIYDLVEDLKYKEANQYALALLLFSFALLIALYRLSRRTQSHTLF; from the coding sequence ATGGAAGAGTATCTTGAAACATTGTTGCTGACATGTCAGCTGGCTTTTTGTACAACCTTTATTTTATTGATACTAAGTATTCCTCTGGCATATGGTCTGGCGTTTTTCCGTTTTCGGATCAAGCCCATTATAGAAGCCCTGATTAGTTTACCTCTGGTATTACCACCTACTGTATTGGGGTTCTATCTGTTGGTTACATTCAGCCCCGAGAATATGCTGGGACACTGGTTGGAGAAGTATCTGCATGTTTCACTTAATTTTACCTTTGCGGGCATTCTGATAGGCTCAACAATATATAGTTTGCCTTTTATGGTACATCCTATACAGGCAGGCTTTGAAAATTTTCCCTCTATTCTACTGGATGCTTCCTATACTCTAGGCAAATCGCGGATGACTACTCTATGGAAAGTGATTTTACCGAACATCAAACCTTCTCTGCTAAGTGGTATTGTACTTACCTTTGCACATACTATGGGAGAATTTGGCGTGATTTTGATGATTGGAGGCAATATTCCCGGTGAGACGCGTGTAGCATCTATTGTAATTTATGATCTGGTAGAAGATCTGAAATACAAAGAGGCTAATCAGTATGCCTTGGCTTTATTACTGTTTTCCTTTGCCTTGTTAATTGCTTTATATCGATTATCCCGAAGAACTCAGTCACATACACTATTTTAA